The Arachis ipaensis cultivar K30076 chromosome B03, Araip1.1, whole genome shotgun sequence region GGTGAGATACAGCTAAGTCTTCCAGCTTACCTATTCCTAGCACCCATAGATCCTTCCAAAATAAGACCCTGTGACCATTACCGATCCTTCAGATGATATTCCTACTGAAATTCTCCCAAAATTTAACAATTCCACTCCAAGTATTTGAATTATTTGCTTTCATATGAATCTTCGGGATAATATCTTCTCCGCAACCATACTTGACCCTCATAATTTGCACCCAAAGCGATTGCCTCTTATGGATGAGCCCCCAAGCTAACTTCATGAGAAACAACTGGTTTGTCTCCTACGCTTTTCGGATACCTAAacctcttttttcttttgtttgacaAATTTTGTCCCAATTCATTAGATGAATTTTTCTCTCTCCCTCACTGCTACCCCAGAGGAAGTCTCTACAAATCTTGTCAATCTTGTTGCAGACAGCAGTTGGAATTTTCATAGTTTGCATACAGTAACTCGGAATAGTTGAGAGGACGGATTCAATAAGAGTGCATCTTCCTGCCAAGGAAAGAGATTTTTTCTTTCAGTTTGAGAGCTTCAATTGCATCTTATCAATAATGTGCTGGAAGTGATGTTGGCTGCACCTTTCATGGATGAGAGGAACCCCCAAGTACTTCCCTAAGTTAGCTGTTAGGAAAATACCTAGGTCTTGACTAAGTTGGTTTCTGACGTTGTGGTTTACATTCTTTGAGAAATGGATACATGATTTGTTGAAACTAATTATTTGACCAGAGCTGTCACAAAACAGATGGAGTGCTTCTTTTATTACTTTCATCTGTCCCTTGTCAGCTTTAGCAAACAAAACAATATCGTCTGCAAAGAGTAAATGAGAAATCTTAGGACCATTTCGTGTGAGAGAAATAGGCTCCCACTTTTTATcttctattaatttatttatgagaTGAGATAATGTTTCAATACATAGAACAAAGAGATATGGAGAAAGAGGGTCTCCCTATCCGATGCCTCTAGTGGGGGAGAAAACGTCTAGTGGTGAGCCATTCCACAGGAGGCTCATGGTGGAAGTTGTGATATAATATTTTATGATGTTAATGATATTCTCCGGGATGCCTGTATCCTCCAAAGTTGCTATAATGAAACTCCAATTCAATCTGTCATAGGCTTTCTCTAGGTCAATTTTGATAGCCATCATTCCTTTACCATGACTCTTGTATCTCATTGTATGAACCACCTCTTGAGCTACTAGGATATTGTATGCGCTAATCCTGCCAGGCATGAAGCTAGCTTGTGTATTGGAGATAATAGTAGGCATATATTTTTTCAACCGAGACGCTAAAATTTTTGTCACAAATTTATAGCATACATTGCAGAGGCTAATAGGCCTGAAATGCCCAAAGTTCTCACGGGAGGGAATTTTTGGAATAATAGCAATCAGAGTTCTATTAGCCTCAGCAATGTTATTCGGATCTCAAAAAATCTTCTTAACCCAGTCGATTATGGAGTTTGCAACAATATTCCATGAATGTTGGTAGAATTTTGCCGGTAGTCTATCGCTGCCCGGTGCTTTCCAACTTCCTAAACTGAAAACCGTATCCTTAATCTCCTCATCTGTATCATTTCTAGAAATATCTATGTAATTTATTTCCTGTAATTTCGTAAAGCAACTAGTAATAGGAAAAGCGGAGACATTCGAGCCTGCTGAGTAGAGATCCTTAAAGAAAGTAATTCTCCAATTTTTCAGAGAAACTATATCTTTCACCCATTCTCCTTGCTCTGTTTTTAAAGTCACAATCTtattcctcttctttcttctattagtttttttatgaaaatatttagAATTTTTGTCTCCAAACTTTATATCGTTACATCTTGACATTTGAATCCAGTAAGCCTCTTCTTGAATATTTAGAGCTTCATACTCCTTCCAAAGCTGCCTCTGCAGTTTTTCAAGGAAAGGGTTTACAGTGAAAGATAGCTTATTATTAATACCTTCCATTCTATTTAAAATTTCTGTTTTTTCCAAAAAATATGACCGAATACTTCCTTATTCCAGATTCTAGCATTGTCAGTGAAGCTCTGGATATTTTGCAAAAGACAGCTGTTTTTGTCCCAACATTGGTTCACCATATTATTATAATTCTGGTGGAGGATCCAAGGTGCCAAGAATCTAAAAGGCTTTGGACCAACCTCGGTTTCGGCCATctgaaaatcaaagagaatagaTAAGTGATCAGACTTGAGTTTAGGTAAGTGTTAACTCCCACATCTAAAAATTTTGTAGAGAATTCTAGGTTGCCAACGTAACAGTCTAAACGTCTTTTAACATTCTCTCTTTGCCAAGTAAAGGAAGGGCCACAAAAATTTAAATCATGTAAATTACAAGTGTTaagataatttataaaattatttgtatCTTGAGAAAGGTTAGAAAAATCCCTGTTTCATTAAGATTGGTAATAGAGTTGAAATCTCCTCCACAACACCAAGGTCCATTTATGCTTTCAGCTATATCCTCCAAGCATTTCCAGAGCTCCATTCTTTTACTAACTTGCGGACTACCATAAATGCAGTGAAGTTCCAATAAGCTTCATCCCTCCATTTCACTTCAAGGTGAATAAATTGCTTATGTATGTGGAGAGGTTTAATATTCCATTCATTCTTTTCCCATAAGCACCAAATTCCTCCGAAAAAATCATTTGCCTCGCTAATGCACCAGCCATTAAAACCAAACCTTTTGATAGTTGATTCTGCTTTAGGACCTGAAATATGAGTGTCAGGAAGGATACAAAAGTAACTTCTCTATCTTTAAGTTAAGTCTTTAATAATAGATTGAAGCCCTTTTGATGAAGCTCTTCTAGAATTCCATGTAATaatattcataattaaaataaaataataaaagatcaTGAGCTAAGGATAAAAACTCCCTGGTCTGTACAGAAAAATTGATTAGGTCTCCAAAGGCTTTGGAGTCCCTTCCTCTATGTCGCCTCCATTAGGAGTAAGTAAAGATTGGCTACTTTCCTTGTCCAGCATGGTAGTATCTTTTACACGAAAAAGATCTCTTTTTGGAGGTTTATCCTTGCCATTATCTTTGTTCTTTTCTTCCATTATTCCTCCTCCCATAGTTACGGTGATAAGCTCACTAATCTTGGGGTCCAAACAATTATTTAAGTTAAGGTAATTTTCTTGTTGGTAATTTTTGTGAATGCCATTCAACAACCTGCTGAAATGCTCCCAATCAATATGATGTTTTCCATTTTGATCTCCATTTTCGTCATTTTCTTTATAAGTTTGATTTTTCTTTAAGTCTCCCCCATGTTGAGCTGATTCCTTCTTCTCCATATATGGTTTGCCAGCACTATTCTTCTTGAGTACTTCAATAGACTTTCCATTTTGGGATCTAGGCATTTGATTCTTTCTTACTCCAGATGTTTGGCCTTTCACACTGTTAGATGTTCTAGCATAATGATGCATACCTAATATTCATAACGTTTTTCATTTTGATCTCCATTTTcgtcattttttttatgattttgagTTTCCTTTAAGTCTCCCCCTTGTTGAGCTTATTCCTTCTTCTCCATATATGGTTTGCCAACACTATTCTTCTTGAGTACTTCAATAGACTTTCCATTTTGGGATCTAGGCATTTGATTCTTTCTTACTCCAGATGTTTGGCCTTTCACACTGTTAGATGTTCTAGCATAATGATGCATATCTTTAGCTGTAATCCTTGCTTCCTTTGACTtatcttgttgatttattttcttttcaggaTTCTTTCCTTTTTCATTTGATTCCTCATTGATTAGCACATCAAATCTATTAGTATTAGTGCTGATTTTTCACTCACCATTCACTTTTCCAGAATTCTGTTTGTTTCTTTTTTGGTTCTTCTTGACTATCATCCATGGTCCAAATGGGCCCTCTTCCGTATTAACTCCAGAGTCCTTATTTTTTGCGCCAATTGAAGTTTGATTGATTCTTGCATTTGCAACGGTCATATTCTGCTGATTCTTTCCTTGATCTTCTTTCGTAAttacttctttctctttttggttTGCCGGAACACAAGATTTTGGTTAGTTCTGGATGAAGACTGCTGCCACCCCTTCATGGTGGTTCAGTTCATTCAccattttctttcttcctccAATAGCAGCCACTTCATTCTCCTTTTCTGGACACCCTTCAAGCCGATGGCCATATCGGCCACAATTGAAGCAAATTTGATCGAGTCCTTCATACACCAAATAGAAATCTTTTCCTAGTGCTGAGAAGGACGGTACCAATTGTTTCCTCTGATCAACCTCCACACAAATTCGTGCAAACTTGCCTCTAGAGTGTATGGAGGTGTGTTCATCCACCTTGAGCATGGTTCCAATACTTTTTCCCACCTTCCATAGGAAATACTTATTGTATAACTCTGTTGGAAGGTTTGGTATTCTCACCCAAACTGCTACCTTTTGAACTTCAGTCTCCTGTGGAAGAAAAAGAGGGCACCATCGCTGTATCAGCAGATAGTGATCTGCAATCATCCATGGTCCTTCAAAAAGCGCATATCCATAGTCCTCCTGATCCGAAAAACGAATAAGAAAAAAAACCATCTTCCAAATCCATAACTCTGATCGTGCAATTCTTTGTCCACCTTCGATTAGCCCATCTCTCCATGGTTTGGAGGCTAAGCTTATTTCCCAATGGTTTCACTATCAGAGATTGCTTCCAAGACCTGCACCACTCATCATACTCTTCCAGGGTAACTTCAATATTTGGTTTTGGATTGAAAGGAACTTTAGAAACCTCCTCATGGTCCATCACATCATCACCAGAAAGGTACTCTTCAGCCACCATTTCAACAATTTCTTCaggatttaatttttcaaaaccaTCATTCATCAACCTATCTCTATAAGAGGCTTTCTGAGGTTGCTGAAGAAACGTTTATGGAACCATATCAGCATCTTGCATATCTTGTGTTGATACCACATTGTTCTCCTGCATTTCTGGAGGGGTTTTCTTCTCCTCCATGTGATAGTTCGCGTATCCTTCCTCGTGCATCTTAACTTTCTTTGTGCTTCTGTCCAGAAGATCCTTCTCTTCTGGGGATCTTTTTTCAACGTCAGTAAATTAGCTTTCAAGAGCCATTTTTTCAGAGAATCACAAGTTTCACTATATTTATGATTAAATCTGTATAGTTTAAAAAATGTTAACTCTTTAATTGTGTATACTAAATTTAAATTCGTGTATTGCAGAATTTAGATggatatataaattaaaaaataataatattaatattatttttgataatattatttttatataattttttataatgtatTTCATATGAATTTACAAAAAAAGtattcttattttttataaatttgagTTAATTGTTtagcaaaataagaaaaataactttgattataaaaataattgtgtAAAATATTAGCAAGAATGAAAGggaaaaagaataagaaacatAGGATTATGTGaagaaaaaaaagattaaaaaatatgtaaaataaatattgatttatataataaatataagtaTAAGTGAATATAATAACGAGAGGATGAATTTAGTGGTTATGATTTAAAAATAAGTGAAtgagaaaaaatatattattgtGTGTAGTTAGTAATGATAATGATAGATATATAATTAGTGATTATAATTAGTAAATAAAATGAATATAATTATAATTGTTAATTATATATTTGAGTCTAATGATAATTTAGATAAGTTGTGTTGGGGAAGCTGAAGAAAAGCAATACTAACTACCAAGTTTGATAGTGGTAGTGGCAATAAGTGGGTCCAATGTGCCATGCACTTTGCCTGCAGTAAACCAAACGTGCCACTCTATGATATAAGATAAGTCTTCCCTATATGCCCTATGGCCCTATCAGCCCACCACCGCACTCATCACGATTCTTTCTAATCTTTTTTACTCCACACTCACCATATCGCATCCTTTTTGAGCTTGGCCATCGAATATATATATACTGCACTCTCTTAGGTACTAATTCTCATTAatcattattaataataataatattattattattacgtaCGTATGCCTTGTTCGAATCCACGATTATTCTTAGTATATAGTATGTTCAAATCTTTCCTCTCTCATGCTATACAAACACATATTCATGACAAATTAGATATTTAAGCACATTCTCAATAAAATTAGATAGTATTAATTTTGTTGAAGATATATTTTGTTTGTTGCTAGATTCCGACAATTTTATCAGGAGCATATACATTagttaaaactttttgaaaaattatttgtCATCCAAGcgtattttttctcttttatagCCTGTTTGAAATGCATCTGATTTAAAATCATAGATGAATTGAATTTTATTCCTTACTTTGGAATAGAAAAAAAACATGAAGTTGAATTCAAGTGAGAATTTTAATTCtcattttactctatttataaatCAGACCTATAGGTCtgatttcaaaatcaattctcacCTAAATCTTACTTAAATTGTACAATATCAAATATATCCCTGTCCAAATTATAATATTCTATAATCTCTTCATTTTCTTAATATTTATTGAGGGGTAAAAATGTCTTAGAAAAATAATGTAATTCATCAACAAGTCATTCCAAACAATGGAATTCAATTCTATCTCATTAAATGAGTTAGTTGTTCAAAACTATGAAATTGAATTCCATTTCTTTAGGTATTCATTTCTTGATGGAATTGAATTCTAATTCTATCATTTAAAGGTGTCCAAACATGCTGTTAGAATTTGGGAGTTTTCAATTTTAGGCTACTGTGCAAATATTCTTCTTTATTTCAACATCTTAAACAAGGAATTTCAAGATTTTTCCTTCACCAAATACTAGTATACATAAACATATATACACTACTGTAATAGCCTCGAATAATGCTGAATTATGTTATAAAAAAATGTAATGCATTAAATCTTTCCTAAGACAAGAGCAAATGATTATTCTGACTGTTTGATCACTCTTTAACCCGTTACAAAGTTTCATGAAAAAGTggggaaaaagagaaagaatttACAGCTACCAGCAAAGAGTATAGAGACTTGAACAACAAAAGTCCTAAAGTCGAAAATGTGAATTTGGGTGTCATAATCGGACCATATACTTGATGATAAGGTGTAAGAGACAGCATGAATCTTTGAAACAAGACTCCCTTGGCCCCATCTTGGATTTGATTTAACATCAAGTGGAGTCCTTTAATTTTATAGTCTTAAATCGACTTTCATACTCCTATATGAATTTGACACTCTGCATTTCATGACCCACCATTTCACTACCTTCCTCCACAATCAAGATGCTCTTTCACCAAATAAGaaacaactatatatatatatacacacatacaTGAGcgtacatatgtatatatatacgtGTGTGTGTGAGTGGGTGGCCTTGAATATATTTACATATTCATGGCCACAATGTGTGCAGCAGTGTTATCTGTCAAAATCTAAAagctaattatttataaattgtttaaactataagtttgtgtatagTTGAGTAATAGAAATGGTGCGaaaattttttgtaaaattttatttatgtttatatatgtactCTGCATTTTGACAGAAAATTTGTGTCAgattttgtattattatttatGTCCTATTTCAACTAATAATGGAGCCAACTGTATGTTGTAATTTTGAAATTAATACAAATGAAAAGGCAGCTTTTAGCTTATAAGATTAAAAGTAGGCAAAGTGAACCATTCATGTTCTTGGTAGTTCTTCATTTGGGTTTTCCACCAATAGTATCTTTAACTGGGCTATCTTTATGTTAGTAAATACTAAATACCAATCTTGGAAAGCCTTATAAGTTGTTTGTTTTTTGTGAGGGTACGAGTGGTCACAGATTTTATGCACAGATAGGGTACAAAAATTAAAAGATTGCAATGATGTTGTGCTGAAAAAGGTTCATTTAGAGAGATAAAAGTAATGATGCAGAAAATGCCAAACCATTTTGAAAAAACTAAGTGAAACCATGAATTCCACGGTTACTGGTTACTACAAAAGAGAACAAGGACCAAACACTGGAAAAATTGTGGTTTCTCGTGTTTTGATATTTGCAATTCTTTCTAAAGAGAGACTTTTACGGTAACTCTTTTTTTAAcattaaactaagttatcttttTGTGCTACAAAACGGGACATGGACCAATATTGAATTAAAATAAATGTGAGGACTCTATTatgtaattattattttgataaccATAGTCCTCCTATTATTCCATAGTGTGGGCACAAAGGGGAAGATTGTAAGTCACAATTCACAAATATTCAGTGCAATCCACTTGCAAGCACTAACTAAGTCATTAGATCTAGTTTATGCTGAATGGAATTTCCATTCATCCTTTTACTACAGGAGCTAAGTAGTAGTGGGATATATACCCTAAACAAAAGCCTGCAACTTTTGATGTGTTCCAACTTGCATTTCAATCACCCTGCATGAATTATTGGCACTCTAGGGGCCTCTATCTGCATCTCACCCTGCCTATGTACTTTGATTTAACTTGCAACTTATGCATCACCGCATGTAAAATCTCAAAATCAGATGGACCccatcacttggtatttttcatctgagtgAAGACAAGAGAGAAATGCTTAGCTGTTTaccattgttaaaaaaaaaaaaaaatcatatttttgtgTCATTAGTATGATCTTATAGTCAACAAGCATAAAGGTAACTTAATCCAAATGATATTCTAAACATGATTTCTTTGTTATGGACGGTGGGAAGCTTGGATTAGCAAGTGGCTGGAAAGAAATGTCTGTGGCTGGGAATATTCATTGTTCATTGATTTTATTGAAGCTTGATTTGTTTGAAAATTCTCTCTAACTTTTATTTGATCTCATCAAATTTGCTTTATAGCTTGCCTTGTAATGAAGGTACCATTGTACCATATAAAGAAAGAATGTCAGCCAACTTTTTAAGTCTTGATCATGATTCATGATACAGATACACTGCCACTCTTGGCtgtcaaaaaaaaagagagcttTTTACCACAAAGCTAAGAGACCTTTTTTGCAAAACCAATTGCTACTAGTTTTTACATGCATACAAGACATTATTTGAATCTTAGACATCATTTTGTTCCACACCATTACTTTTCTCATTCATTATTGTTTAGTATGAGAGCCTTCTTGCTAGAATAATAGTCTTATAGCGATGGGAGTGGTAACTATATTGAAATGATGATAAATATTGAAACAACATATTTGGTGCATATAATATAAGTCAGAAAAGTGTGTGAAAGTAACACCAACTGTTGTAGCACTAAGTGAAAAGATGGTGTATACACACATTCACTAATTGACTCAATGCAGCAAGCATGCTAGACAGAATGAAATGTCCATATCAGTCAACCATTGTGGCATTGAATTAGTTGAATTTCAGTGGTAAATACTAAATACCATACCCCACCATTTCCAACTAGCATCTGCAGCGGTTCATAATGTTTTTGTGCCTTTACATTGACAGCAAGAGTTTCAGTATATATAGTAGCATAGAAGAAAGGCGGCAGATAAGATCATAAGAACCATATCTTATATGTAGATTGTAGACACATTCATGAATTTGTATTTGAtagataaatatatatatatattttttttaaaaaaaaaggatgAAAAAGTAACCATTATCTACAATTACAAACATGGGCAACCTATCATTCAGAAACTGAAGTTAACCTTGAGTCTAGATTGCATAAATTAAGTGGAAAATCATATCACATAAGACCAAAATCTGAAGTAATGTTATACCAAACAACTTTATTTGTTCTTCATATATCAGAATGTCAAAGGTGATGAATGCAGCATCAAAAGTGAAGTTTCACCAAAGCAACTTAAACCAAATTCGGTTGATCCTCTGAAGTTAACAtccacaattttttttattttccttgaaATGTAGCAATCATTCGGAATCCACAACATGATTAAAATATTATAATCCAAGGAGTGTAATTAAACAGCAATAGATATTCTCTGCTATTAACTgtaaggctttgagtatcagccACTTGAAGTGCTTGGTGGAATTTGACTTTGTAGGTACAATTGACAATCATGCATTTAATTGTCAAGCTATGGTTCCAAGCATACTAACCACTCTAGATGCtataatatatataatcaatTAACAGCACTTGAAGTGATTTGACTTTGTAGGTACAATTGACAATCATGCATTTAATTGTCAAGCTATGGTTCCAAGCATACTAACCACTCTAGATGCTCTAGATGNNNNNNNNNNNNNNNNNNNNNNNNNNNNNNNNNNNNNNNNNNNNNNNNNNNNNNNNNNNNNNNNNNNNNNNNNNNNNNNNNNNNNNNNNNNNNNNNNNNNNNNNNNNNNNNNNNNNNNNNNNNNNNNNNNNNNNNNNNNNNNNNNNNNNNNNNNNNNNNNNNNNNNNNNNNNNNNNNNNNNNNNNNNNNNNNNNNNNNNNNNNNNNNNNNNNNNNNNNNNNNNNNNNNNNNNNNNNNNNNNNNNNNNNNNNNNNNNNNNNNNNNNNNNNNNNNNNNNNNNNNNNNNNNNNNNNNNNNNNNNNNNNNNNNNNNNNNNNNNNNNNNNNNNNNNNNNNNNNNNNNNNNNNNNNNNNNNNNNNNNNNNNNNNNNNNNNNNNNNNNNNNNNNNNNNNNNNNNNNNNNNNNNNNNNNNNNNNNNNNNNNNNNNNNNNNNNNNNNNNNNNNNNNNNNNNNNNNNNNNNNNNNNNNNNNNNNNNNNNNNNNNNNNNNNNNNNNNNNNNNNNNNNNNNNNNNNNNNNNNNNNNNNNNNNNNNNNNNNNNNNNNNNNNNNNNNNNNNNNNNNNNNNNNNNNNNNNNNNNNNNNNNNNNNNNNNNNNNNNNNNNNNNNNNNNNNNNNNNNNNNNNNNNNNNNNNNNNNNNNNNNNNNNNNNNNNNNNNNNNNNNNNNNNNNNNNNNNNNNNNNNNNNNNNNNNNNNNNNNNNNNNNNNNNNNNNNNNNNNNNNNNNNNNNNNNNNNNNNNNNNNNNNNNNNNNNNNNNNNNNNNNNNNNNNNNNNNNNNNNNNNNNNNNNNNNNNNNNNNNNNNNNNNNNNNNNNNNNNNNNNNNNNNNNNNNNNNNNNNNNNNNNNNNNNNNNNNNNNNNNNNNNNNNNNNNNNNNNNNNNNNNNNNNNNNNNNNNNNNNNNNNNNNNNNNNNNNNNNNNNNNNNNNNNNNNNNNNNNNNNNNNNNNNNNNNNNNNNNNNNNNNNNNNNNNNNNNNNNNNNNNNNNNNNNNNNNNNNNNNNNNNNNNNNNNNNNNNNNNNNNNNNNNN contains the following coding sequences:
- the LOC107632932 gene encoding uncharacterized protein LOC107632932, with translation MHEEGYANYHMEEKKTPPEMQENNVQPQKASYRDRLMNDGFEKLNPEEIVEMVAEEYLSGDDVMDHEEVSKVPFNPKPNIEVTLEEYDEWCRSWKQSLIVKPLGNKLSLQTMERWANRRWTKNCTIREDYGYALFEGPWMIADHYLLIQRWCPLFLPQETEVQKVAVWVRIPNLPTELYNKYFLWKVGKSIGTMLKVDEHTSIHSRGKFARICVEVDQRKQLVPSFSALGKDFYLVYEGLDQICFNCGRYGHRLEGCPEKENEVAAIGGRKKMESNEKGKNPEKKINQQDKSKEARITAKDMHHYARTSNSVKGQTSGVRKNQMPRSQNGKSIEVLKKNSVGKPYMEKKE